The Salmo trutta chromosome 6, fSalTru1.1, whole genome shotgun sequence genomic sequence GGTGCGACAtacaaaaaaacatccagtcagcagcagtcctgtgggcgaaaacaccTCATtgagaggtcaaaggagaatggcaagaattgaaCAAGCGGTCCACAAACAGGAAAATaacggcacagtacaacagtggtctGCAGAACGGCATCTTGGAACGCACAACTTGGaggtccttgtcacagatgggctactgcagcagacgaccacaccgggttccactcctatcagctaaaaacatgaagaagcggctccagtgggcacaagatcaccaacactggacaattgaggagtggaaaaacattgcctggtccgacgaatcaTTCTGATGGCAGAGTCAGAATTTGGCATGAGCAGCATGattccatggccccatcctgcctggtgtcaacagtacaggctggtggcgaagtgtgatggtgtgtggaatgttttcctggcacacgttaggtcccttgataccaattgagcaatatttccatgccctgaagaattcaggctgttctggaggcaaagaggggtccgacccggtactagatgggtgtacgtAATAAACTGTCACTAAGTGTATATAGTACATAGTGAGAAACAAATTAAGACATATTGTTCAtgcaaatagacacacacacatacacagcataCAGTAAGGATGGCGGTTTGGGTGGCTGGACACTAGGGCTTTGGCAGGCAGTTGTTGTGTTGGGTCAGGGTTCATCTTGTCTCACTGAGACTCCAGGGTCTGGTTAAAGTGTCTCTTCCCATCCAGGTACAACATGGactctatagagacagacagacacacatgagACCAATGTTAGACTGTGTGGAATCAATAGACGTTAACTTTAATCTCTTTGTGTTGGCACAAACGTTCCAGTAAGAGTACCTCCGTAGCTCTGCGGTACTACGTTAGAGGTCCTACCACCGCAGCTCTGCGGTACTACGTTAGAGGTCCTACCTCCGCAGCTCTGCGGTACTACGTTAGAGGTCTTACCGCCGCAGCTCTGCGGTACTACGTTAGAGGTCCTACCGCCGCAGCTCTGCGGTACTACGTTAGAGGTCCTACCGCCGCAGCTCTGCGGTACTACGTTAGAGGTCCTACCTCCGTAGCTCTGCGGTACTACGTTAGAGGTCCTACCTCCGCAGTACTACGTTAGAGGTCCTACCTCCGCAGTACTACGTTAGAGGTCCTACCTCCGCAGCTCTGCGGTACTACGTTAGAGGTCCTACCTCCGTAGCTCTGCGGTACTACGTTAGAGGTCCTACCTCCGTAGCTCTGCGGTACTACGTTAGAGGTCCTACCTCCGTAGCTCTGCGGTACTACGTTAGAGGTCCTACCTCCGTAGCTCTGCGGTACTACGTTAGAGGTCCTACCTCCGTAGCTCTGCGGTACTACGTTAGAGGTCCTACCTCCGTAGCTCTGCGGTACTATGTTGGGGACGTCTTTGTCTGTGACGAAGGTGAAGTGGAAGACGTTAGTGGTGTTGTGATGCCGGGTCAGGGGGTCAAGGACCTCTGTATGAACTCTGACCTGAATGTAGTTCCCCTCTGTGTAACAcacctggagacacagagaaggaCGTGTCAGCACTGAAACTGGAGCAGATCAAACGACACACCaacgcatatgcacacacacacctgtgatgAGAGCAGTAATAGGGAGCCAATTTCTACAGGCTTCTGGAAGAGGATATCGTCCACGGCAATCAGGTTAGGCCGACACcccctggagggagggagggagggagggcacacACAATGAGGATGCACAGGTGTATGTGGTGCACCGGGACAAATGTATATCTTCtctaacataaacacacacaatctaGCAAatcaaaattggttctgtgaatgTTCAGGGAATGTTATTGGAtacatgtacatttacattttagccatttagcagacgctcttatccagagtgacttacaattgagtgcatacattttcatttgtactgttccccagtgggaatcgaacttggcgttgcaagtgccatacTCTACCATCTGAGCCACCCGGGACCAATTATGTATgtcataacgtcacactataactttATGAGTCTTGTGGGAACGCTCCTTGCTTGTTGTTATGGGAGTTTTGAACAACATAACCATCAACATTAATAGGACATTCCTGTAATATTTTCTCACAACCAATTTCATTAAATCCAGACATCATTTCTGAGGTGTGTTTATGGTAAATATTTCATGTCACAACAGCACACTGTAACTGAGAATGTTCTTGGTTTGCTGTGAACAGACTTGCTCACTCACCCGTAGGCGCATGCGTTAGCCCAGCCCAGCTCGTAAGCTTTCCTCATCAGAAACCCTCCAAAGATCCTGTTAAAGATGTTCCTctcctgaaaacacacacatctTAGTCAGCACAAATTACAAAAGTGTCAGGTTGTAaatctcgctccctccctctctctaacctgtggATGGCAGATCTCCAGTCCTTTGACTTTGGCGTCCTCCATCCATACGGAGTTAGGAGGCAGAACTCTGCTGCGGAAACTCACTGTCCtaccagacaacacacacacacaccatcactcaCAAAAAGTTTTTCCTGGATTATATGTGTCATAATTAATTATTTGTCATAATTATGAGGTAATATTcatatttggacagtgaagctaaaaaaTGCAGAATATTTTAACAACTTATGTTTCAGTGAGGTAGAGTTTGCTCTTGTAGATTGtccgtcttcctttcctgtggcggacctcatgagagccagtttcatcatagcgcttgatggtttttgcgaatgcagttgaagaaactttaaaagttcttcaaattttccggattgactgaccttcatgtcttaaagtaatgactgtcgtttctctttgctttcaagaacttttaaagtttcttcaagtgcagtcgcaaaaaacatccatcgctatgatgaaactggctctcatgaggaccgccacaggaaaggaagacccagagttacagcataagatgacctggcctacacaatcacccgacctaaacccaattgagatgttttgggatgagttggaccgcagagtgaaggaaaagcagccaacaagtacacAGCATATGtaagaactccttcaagactgttggaaaagcattccaggtgaagctggttgagaaatgccaagagtgtgcaaagctgtcaaggcaaagggtggctactttgaagaatctcaaatatattattatttgtttaacactttttggttactacctgattccatatgtgttatttcatagttgtgatgtctttactattattctacaatgtagaaaatagtaaaaataaagaagaacgctggaatgagtaggtgtgtccaaacttgactggtactgtatatatatacacatacacatatacatatatacacacacacttcatttttTGTGACACTCTTGAAAACGAGATGGTGCATCAAGAGATAAATAATTGTGTTCGTTCAAGGGGTGCACCTCTCTCAAGTGTCTTGTTTCATATCGTCTCAACATTATGAATAGTCCATTAAGATTGACACCTTCAGTGAACTTCTCTCATTTTACAGGGAACATCAATGTGACAACAATTTGATATGACAGGATATGACTTccaataagtgtgtgtgtttgtcctaaaAATGTTTGTCCTAAAAATGAGAATTGTGATTTAAAAATACTTTATGGAAGTTAAGTTGCTAATTGTTCACGTCATCATTTTACtgatgcgtgtgtatgtgtatttgtgtgtcatACTTGGTGTCCAGGGTGTTGAGGAACAGGCTGTGTACGATCTTCCTCTCCTCAGCAGTAGGGGCCACCTTCAGTAGAGACGCTGTACTCAGCTCTATACGACGCATCTTATTGActggagggacacacacacacagtaaataatagaaacaaacacaacacaaacacatatatatatataaataaactcaTGTAGTGTGTCTTACTCTCTCCCTGCTGAAACAGTTCCTCCTCCTCAGGCCCCTCTGGTTTCAGAGGGTTAACAAACGCTGCcctgagagacaaacagagagagacagacagatagacagagacaaacacagagagacagagacacagacaaacacagagagacagagacacagacaaacacagagagacagagacacagacagagagaaacagacagagagagacaaacagaaagaaacagacagagagagagagacagagtaataGAGACAGTTAATAATGGATGGATActatggatggatggctggctggaGTGACGGATGGATGGTTGGGGTGACGGATGGATGGTTGGGGTGACGGATGGATGGTTGGGGTGACGGATGGATGGTTGGGGTGACGGATGGATGGTTGGGGTGACGGATGGATGGTTGGGGTGACGGATGGATGGTTGGGGTGACGGATGGATGGTTGGGGTGACGGATGGATGGTTGGGGTGTACCTCTTGTTCTCAGGGTCTCTGGCCACCATAACAAATGTAGCATCCAGAACTGGAGTGTAGGCCCCATCATGGTACTATACATacacagagacataacatcaCCATTGtggacattagtgtgtgtgtgtgtgtgtgtgtgtgtgtgtgtgtgtgtgtgtgtgtgtgtgtgtgtgtgtgtgtacctgagacATGTGCATCTTGGCTTCGATGGAGGTCTTCCCCACCCAGGTCACGTGACCAGTGAACTTGATGTCACAGTCAGGGTGGATGACTTGCTTCCTCATGTCTGTGACATCACATACAGGGAAAATAAGTCATACCTACCAGAATGCAACAGCAACAAACTATTCAATGATACTGGGAAAAGTGTCCCAGGATTAGACTTGAGAAACACTGGTCTACGCAGTACATCCTGGTGTTGTATCAGCACCTTTGGGTGTCATACCTATTTTGTCCACCAGGGCAGTGACGATGGACAGAGGAGATCTCTGAAGCGCCTTGTTATGGGTGTGAGAGTAACAGATcaacactgaggagagagagaaataacacTATAATAACATGTACCAGTGTGCACTGTGGTTGAAATGATGTCATACCTGCTAGACTGTCCAGATCCTCCAGGATACGGCCAAACCTGGAACAGAGAAACTGGACTGAGAGGGgggaaagggtgtgtgtgtgtgtgagcatgtgtttgTGAGCATGTGTTACCTGACACCTTTGTGGTAGTTAAGGTATTTCTCTCTAAGGGTAGGGTCTGTGCCCAGGGGAAGGTGGACCTCTATGTAGCTGTCCTTCATCCTGCGGACAGGAAGCTCATCTTGAGAACCAGCCAGCTGATTGGACAACGACAAACGGTCAGCTAACGCCTGCTGGTGGTCCCTACAGGATGGGAGGAGAGATAGGGAAAGAGAGATTCATCAGGAATGAGCTGTGAGTTTAACAAAGTCATGAACATATCTAACAGTCAACAACACAGGTCTTCCTTGTCGTGGTATCAATATCTCAATACAAAGTAGCTATACTGGTTCTGTTATTGTACCTCCAGTTAGTGGACGCTCCCACAATCTCCCTCAGCCGGTTTCGCACTGAAAAACAATCCACACAGTTGATCAGctctcagtgtttgtgtgtactgATACTGAGCTCAGAACAGAACATTCTGGTTAAATGACGAGCACAGGCTTGAATTCTTTTGCAGACAGGGCGTATTTGATGAAAAGGCTTGGTTGAGTGCACTGTGGCTGAAGAGTTTAGAGCAGCGCTACGGTATTTAATATTGCTCAATTTCTTTTTAAAGCCTGGGGGAAAAGGAGAAATGTGTTTATATAATGTGACAAAATGGTAAATTGCGAAATGTAATttggttttgtgtttttttgcacATATTACTTCAAGAAATAATACTGTCTTAGCCAATGTGGGCTGGGCACCAATAGGTGTATGacactaaaataaaataaatcctaATCAATCAAAATACAACAGGAAACATATGACCTCAGACAGAATGACAGCAGCAAGCTCCAGAGAGTAGTGAGGTCTGGATGGGATACTCTACATCAGTTCTACTGTTGTTCCAGCTGGCACATGGAACCACAGTGGCTCTGCACTGcagcctgagggtgtgtgtgcaATGGGGAGAAATCAGTACTGACAAGATAATACAGCGTCATTTGAGATTTGCCCATTAGTTTGTGGCCCACCTGACTTGAGTCGCTGTGTTGTCATAATGTTGAGATGATATGAACCGATATGAAACAAGACacttgagagagggagagaggtacagccCTATAATCACCAAGACAGAAGCCACCTCAAAACATGGGTCCATGTCTGAGGAGCATACAGTAGTGTAGATACAGTACATAATGCAAGTTTGTATAGAGAACCTTAAAGGTCTGTCTACTAAAATATACTACAGGAGGGTTGCAGCATTTGTAAGAAGAGCTAGCCACTGCCACAAGCCAGGGATGCATTCACAGTTCAGTCTGTAGAAAAAGGATGAGGGTAACAAGTCCGTACAACCAGGCCAGCTCAACACAGACCACAGAAGGCTGCTGGATATCGCAACAGATAGCGACAGGGTGCTGGATATCACAAGAGAGATTGACGGTGTGTGAGAGTTTGTGCGCAAGCGAGTGTGTTTGAGAGACAGTTAGCTAAGCTACATGCAGGCAGATTTATGATGAATTGAAACTGAATTAAGAAAGTGCTTTATACAGTTAGGATTCAGGTTTGTTTACCAACACACCATTTGACACTAGCAAGTGAGTATTCCCTGTGGAGACAAAACAAGTCAGGGGTCAGAAAAGGAGACTGGATGGAGACTCAATGTCTTGCCATCATAACTCACAAGTAGTTCACATTAGATTCATAACACTGAGCGAGTCagctaatcaatcaatcaaccaatataTCAAACacataatcagtcagtcagtaaggtGGGTATGGCATTACCCTCAGACATGTCCGGGGCCTTCCCCTGCAGAGACACAGGGCCCCGGGAGAACGCCCTCATTGTCAGAGACGCCACCGATCTTAAAAAACAGAACCTGTGGAATGGAATGAACACTGAAATGTCAACACAACAAGCCCACAACATTCTAACTCAGAGTTCCAATTACAACAGCTCTGTCCCGTAAACCCACTAATAGACTGTATGGAAATCCCAGATGTCTGTCAAATCCCTGGCACGTAGCCCACTGATACTGCCTGTTATAGCTGCTCAATTGGATATCTGGTCAGTCAGACAGAGGGTGCATCTCAATACTCTGGGTGTTGCTGTCAACAAACATAATTGTACAGTAACGTTAGGTTACAGTCGTAGCTAGTAACTAGACAGACTTAACAGTCTAaagtagccaagtggttagagcgttaggccagtaacttaaccgagctgacaaagtaaaaatctgtcggtctgagcaaggcagttatcccactgttccccgggcgccgaagacatggatgtcaatAAGGCAGCCTCTatgattcagaggagttgggttaaatgcggaagaaacATTTCAGTTGAAAACATTCAGATGGACAATTGActtggtatccccctttcccttaatATAGCTAGGTATTTAGCCAGAGAGGGTGGAACGAAGCCTCTAATATATTTATGACAGTAAAACACACGCCTTCTGTTAAACACGTGAGCTGGCACACCCAGAACTAGGATGAAAAAGCGCCTCAGCAATGTATCTAACAATATATTTAGGTTAGGACTTATTTAGGTTAGAACCAacaggtagctaacgttagctacgtaGCCAGGCTAACTAGCTAAATGTTCTGTCAAATCGTCTGTTTGGCTCTTATTAACCTAAAAGAAAATGGCACATTTTTAAATACGGAAAGCAGAACCCAAAGATGTACTTGACATACTGCGACTGATAAAGGAAGGCCGCAAACTAAAATCACTGCTTGCTTAGCTATAAACCAACGTCGGTCAATAGCCTTAGCTAGTTCACGTTACTACACAAAATACCATAGTTAGCTTTTCTGTCAAATCGACTGGTTTAACTCTTCTCCACCCCATACCTCGGCAACATGTCCGTGTGTATCGTTTATTTGCTATTTAAAGACGCTTgagaagttagctagctaaataccAAAATACAACTCTGAAAAGAGAGGACAGATGAAGCAAATTTTGAAAAGAGTGACGCAGGGACAAGTGGCAGCACTTAGAAGTGTACTTCCTTGTGGACATTTGGTCTGCCGGTACATACCGTAATGTTATAAATAAGTGCGCAATTATTTGGGGAATATAATGCACGGTTTATAAGCAATCTGAAATTCGTGGATTGTGATGGGGTACCACAGTTGAATTtaaagctcatgaggcatttctaggTTATATAACATTAGATAACATTCGCATATGAGCCATCattgagactcacttagataattcctttCATTATAGAACAGTAGCAATACAAAGATATAACATCTATATTGAatctttattcaactaggcaagtcagataaaaACACATTCATATTCATAATGacgcctacaccggccaaacctggacgctgggccaattgaccCCAATCACGGcccgttgtgatacagcctggattcgaaccagggtgtctgtagtgacgcctctagcactgagaccgctgctccacttgggagcctatagaagagacaggaatgcttatggagAAAGTGTTGCTATATTTATTCAGAACCATATCCCAGTAATGCTTAGAGAtctcatgtcaagtgttattgaagtacGGTGGCTgaaggttcacctgcctcatctaaagcctaTAATTTTGGGGCATTGCTATAGGCTAGCAgtcagtatctacagtaccagtcaaaagctttgacacacctactcattcaagggtttttatttatttttactattttctacattgtagaataatagtggagacatcaaagaaacaaagagatcttctgttgaatctgacaattaatctggatggttgtacagtcgtctcaaataaaactgtgaaggacctcggcgttactctggaccctgatctctcttttgaagaacatatcaagactgcttcaaggacagcttttttccatctacgtaacattgcaaaaatcagaaactttctgtccaaaaatgacgcagaaaaattaatccatgcttttgttacttctaggctcgactactgcaatgctctactttccggctacccggataaagcactaaacaaacttcagttagtgctaaatacggctgctagaatcctgactagaaccaaaaaatttgatcatattactccagtgctagcttccctacactggcttcctgttaaggcaagggctgatttcaaggttttactgctaacctacaaagcattacatgggcttgctcctacctatctttccgatttggtcctgccgtacatacctacacgtacgctacggtcacaagacgcaggcctcctaattgtccctagaatttctaagcaaacggctggaggtagggctttctcctatagagctccatttttatggaatggtctgcctacccatgtgagagacgcagactcagtctcaacctttaagtctttactgaagacttatctcttcagtaggtcctatgattaagtgtagtctggcccaggagtgtgaaggtgaacggaaaggctggagcaacgaaccgcccttgctgtctctgccttgtcggttcccctcttcccactgggattctctgcctctaacccttttacaggggctgagtcactgacttactggtgttcttccatgccgtccatgggaggggtgcgtcacttgagtaggttgagccactgacgtggtcttcctgtctgggttggcgcccccccttgggttgtgccgtggcggacatctttgtgggctatactcggccttgtcttcggacggtaagttggtggttgtagatatccctctagtggtgtggggggctgtgctttggcaaagtgggtggggttatatcctgcctgtttggccctgtccgggggtatcatcggatggggccacagtgtcttctgatccctcctgtctcagcctccagtatttatgctgcagtagtttatgtgtcggggggctagggtcagtctgttacatctggagtattctcttgtcttatccggtgtcctgtgtgaatgtaaatatgctctctctaattctctctttctttctttctttctttctctcggaggacctgagccctaggactacctggcatgatgactccttgctgtccccagtccacctggccatgctgctgctccagtttcaactgttctgcctgcggctacggaaccctgacctgttcaccggacgtgcttgttgcaccctcgacaattactatgattattattatttgaccatgctggtcatttacgaacattttaacatcttgactatgttctgttataatatccacccggcacagccagaagaggactggccacccctcatagcctggttcctctctaggtttcttcctaggtttttggcctttctcaggagtttttcctagggagtttttcccagccaccgtgcttctttcacatgcattgcttgctgtttggggttttaggctgggtttctgtacagcactttgagatttcagctgatgtacgaagggctatataaatacatttgatttgatttgatttgaaaactatgaaataacacatatggaatcatgtagtaaccaaaaaagtgttaaacaaatcaaaatattttatttttgagattcttcaaagtagccaccctttgccttgacagctttgcacactcttggagtTCTCTCAACTAactccatgaggtagtcacctggaatgcatttcaattaaaaggtgtgccttgttaaaagttaatttgtggaatttctttacttcttaatgggtttgagccaatcagttgttttgtgacaaggtaggggtggtatacaggagatagccctatttggtaaaagaccaagtccatatgatggcaagaacagctcaaataagcaaagagaaacaacagtccatcattactttaagacatgaaggtcagtcaatctggaaaatgtcaagaattttTAACGTTTTTCtttgagtacgtgtgtccaaacttttgactggtactgtatgtttccaAGATGtattttataaacaatacaaaacatacaaatGACTACATCACACAAACATCACTACATCCCTCCTGCCCACTAGTCCCCACCCCTATCTCTAGCACCCTTATCACTTtctgccacatggcctcaaactgcatttttttttcatctttgtcgatattatggcaagaacagctcaaataagcaaagaaaaacaacactccatcattactttaagacatgaaggtcagtcaatctggaaaatttcaagagctttagaagtttcttcaagcgcagtcgcaaaaaacatgaagtactatgatgaaactggctctcatgatgaccaccacagtaaaggaagacccagagttacctctgctgcagaggataagttcattagagttaccagccacagaaattgcagcccaaataaatgcttcacagagttgaagtaacagacacatctcaacatcaactgttcagaagagactgcatgaatcaggccttcgtggtcaaattgctgcaaaaaaaaacacaactaaaggacaccaataataagaagagacttgcttgggtcaagaaacatgagcaatggacattagactcatGGAAAATTGAGCCCAAAtatgagatttctggttccaaccgccatgtctttgtgagacgcagagtaggtgaacagatgatctccgaatgtgtggttcccaccgtgaagcatggaggaggaggtgtgatgttgtgggggtgctttgctggtgacactgtctgtgatttatttagaattcaaagcacacttaaccagcatggctaccacagcattctgcagcgatacgccatcccatctggtttgcgcttgatttgtttttcaataggaaaATTACCAAAAACACTtccaggcagtgtaagggctatttgaccaagaaggagagtgatggagtgctgcatcagaagacctggcctacacaatcgcccaacctcaacccaattgatatggtttgggatgagttggaccgcagagtgaaggaaaagcagccaacaagtgctcagcatatgtgggaagtccttcaagactgttggaaaagcattccaggtgaagctggttaagagaaagccaagagtgtgcaaagctgtcaaggcaaagggtggctacttttaagaatgcAAAATatgaaatagattttgatttgtttaaccctttttttggttactacatgattgtgtgttattttatagttttgatgtcttcactattattctacattgtagaagatagtgaaaataaagaaaaccccttgaatgagtaggtgtgtccaaacttttgactgctactgtaaaTAATGTGTGAAATGTTTAATGGTGTATGAGATTTAAACAAGgctctactttcttggggacctgaatactgactggttttcatcaagctgtctgctcaagaggaagcttctcaatgtaaccagtgcctgtaatctggttcaggttattaatcaacctaccagggtgtttacaaacactacaagaACAAcgtcatccacatgtattgatcacatttttactaaaacTGTAGAACGCTGTTCtaaagctacagttgaagtcggaagtttacatacaccttagccaaatacatttaaactcagtttttcacaattcttgacatttaatcctagtaaaaattccctgtttgaggtcagttaggatcaccactttattttaagaatgagaaatgttagaataatagttgacaatgatttatttcagcttttgtttctttcatcacattcccagtgggtcagaagtttacatacactcaattagtatttggtagcattgcctttaaattgtttaacttgggtcaaatgtttcgggtagccttccacaagcttcccacaataagttgggtgaattttggcacattcatcctgacagagctggtgtaactgagtcaggtttgtaggcctccctgctcgcacacgctttttcagttctgcccacaaattttctataggcttgaggtcaaggctttgtgattgccactccaataccttaactttgttgtccataagccattttgccacaactttggaagtatgcttggggtcattgtccatttggaagacccatttgcaaccaagctttaacttcctgactgatgtcttgagatgttgcttcaatatatccacataattttacttcctcatgatgccatctattttgtgaagtgcaccagtccctcctgcagcaaagcacccccacaacatgatgctgccacactgtgcttcacggttgggatggtgttctttggcttgcaaacctccccatttctcctccaaacataacagtggtcattatggccaaacggttccatttttgtttcatcagaccagaggacatttctctaaaaagtatgatctttgtccccatgtgcagttgcaaaccgtagtctggcttttttatggccgttTTGGAGTAGTGGTTTCTTCcgttctgagcggcctttcaggttatgtcgatataggacttgttttactgtggatatagatacttttgtacctgtttcctccagcatcttcacaaggtcttttgctgttgttctgggattgatatgcactttcgcaccgaagtacgttcatctctaggagacagaacgcgtctccttcctgagcgctatgacggctgtgtggtcccatggtgtttatacttgcatactattgtttgtgcagatcaACGTTGTACattcatgcgtttggaaattgctcccaaggatgaaccagacttgtggaggtctacaattgtttttctgaggtcttgccg encodes the following:
- the LOC115195450 gene encoding acyl-coenzyme A thioesterase 9, mitochondrial isoform X1 gives rise to the protein MLPRFCFLRSVASLTMRAFSRGPVSLQGKAPDMSEGNTHLLVSNVRNRLREIVGASTNWRDHQQALADRLSLSNQLAGSQDELPVRRMKDSYIEVHLPLGTDPTLREKYLNYHKGVRFGRILEDLDSLAVLICYSHTHNKALQRSPLSIVTALVDKIDMRKQVIHPDCDIKFTGHVTWVGKTSIEAKMHMSQYHDGAYTPVLDATFVMVARDPENKRAAFVNPLKPEGPEEEELFQQGEINKMRRIELSTASLLKVAPTAEERKIVHSLFLNTLDTKTVSFRSRVLPPNSVWMEDAKVKGLEICHPQERNIFNRIFGGFLMRKAYELGWANACAYGGCRPNLIAVDDILFQKPVEIGSLLLLSSQVCYTEGNYIQVRVHTEVLDPLTRHHNTTNVFHFTFVTDKDVPNIVPQSYGESMLYLDGKRHFNQTLESQ
- the LOC115195450 gene encoding acyl-coenzyme A thioesterase 9, mitochondrial isoform X2, which gives rise to MLPRFCFLRSVASLTMRAFSRGPVSLQGKAPDMSEVRNRLREIVGASTNWRDHQQALADRLSLSNQLAGSQDELPVRRMKDSYIEVHLPLGTDPTLREKYLNYHKGVRFGRILEDLDSLAVLICYSHTHNKALQRSPLSIVTALVDKIDMRKQVIHPDCDIKFTGHVTWVGKTSIEAKMHMSQYHDGAYTPVLDATFVMVARDPENKRAAFVNPLKPEGPEEEELFQQGEINKMRRIELSTASLLKVAPTAEERKIVHSLFLNTLDTKTVSFRSRVLPPNSVWMEDAKVKGLEICHPQERNIFNRIFGGFLMRKAYELGWANACAYGGCRPNLIAVDDILFQKPVEIGSLLLLSSQVCYTEGNYIQVRVHTEVLDPLTRHHNTTNVFHFTFVTDKDVPNIVPQSYGESMLYLDGKRHFNQTLESQ